In one Corallococcus sp. EGB genomic region, the following are encoded:
- the nrfD gene encoding NrfD/PsrC family molybdoenzyme membrane anchor subunit, whose product MSTADPQVPAPGDPLTEHPILEGRHSDRAYSESLLAFVHRPPSRTWWALLALGLAGTVLLTVAICMTLFVGVGTWGNNIPVAWAFGITNFVWWIGIGHAGTLISAILLLFQEKWRGSINRFAEAMTLFAVTCAGLFPLLHLGRPWKFYWLVPYPSSLRAWPQFRSPLTWDIAAVSTYLTVSLLFWYVGLIPDLATARDTARTPRARFWYGLASLGWRGSAKHWRQWRTGYLLLAGLATPLVVSVHTIVSFDFAVSQLPGWHTTIFPPYFVAGAVFSGFALVITLLLPARKAMGLEHVVTPLHLDNMAKVLMATGWIVAYGYLQEHFFAWFSGNPFEIHASEAEFLGPYAPLFWMQVFCNVVVPQVFWFPRMRTNVVVLWVAALLVNVGMWTERFLIVAASLSMDFLPSSWAPFRPTWVDWSLLGGSIAFFCTAFLLFLKYVPAVSVSEMKELQREVDASLEFRREQGTRPGGAP is encoded by the coding sequence ATGAGCACGGCCGACCCACAGGTCCCCGCGCCCGGAGACCCGCTCACCGAGCACCCGATACTCGAGGGGCGCCACTCCGACCGCGCCTACAGCGAGTCGCTGCTGGCCTTCGTGCACCGTCCGCCGAGCCGGACCTGGTGGGCGCTGCTGGCGCTGGGGCTGGCCGGGACCGTGCTGCTGACGGTGGCCATCTGCATGACGCTCTTCGTGGGCGTGGGGACGTGGGGCAACAACATCCCGGTGGCGTGGGCGTTCGGCATCACGAACTTCGTGTGGTGGATTGGAATCGGCCACGCGGGAACGTTGATCAGCGCCATCTTGCTGCTGTTCCAGGAGAAGTGGCGCGGGTCCATCAACCGCTTCGCGGAGGCCATGACGCTCTTCGCGGTGACGTGCGCGGGCCTGTTCCCGCTGCTGCACCTGGGGCGGCCGTGGAAGTTCTACTGGCTGGTGCCCTATCCCAGCAGCCTGCGGGCGTGGCCGCAGTTCCGCTCGCCGCTGACGTGGGACATCGCGGCGGTGAGCACGTACCTCACGGTGTCGCTGCTGTTCTGGTACGTGGGGCTGATTCCGGACCTGGCCACGGCGCGCGATACGGCGAGGACGCCCCGCGCGCGCTTCTGGTACGGGCTGGCGAGCCTGGGGTGGCGGGGCTCGGCGAAGCACTGGCGGCAGTGGCGCACGGGCTACCTGCTGCTGGCGGGCCTGGCCACGCCGCTGGTGGTGAGCGTGCACACCATCGTGTCCTTCGACTTCGCGGTGTCGCAGCTGCCGGGCTGGCACACCACCATCTTCCCGCCGTACTTCGTCGCGGGCGCGGTGTTCAGCGGCTTCGCGCTCGTCATCACGTTGCTGCTGCCGGCGCGCAAGGCGATGGGCCTGGAGCACGTGGTGACGCCGCTGCACCTGGACAACATGGCGAAGGTGCTGATGGCCACCGGGTGGATCGTGGCCTACGGCTACCTCCAGGAGCACTTCTTCGCCTGGTTCAGCGGGAACCCCTTCGAGATCCACGCCTCGGAGGCCGAGTTCCTGGGGCCGTACGCGCCGCTCTTCTGGATGCAGGTCTTTTGCAACGTGGTGGTGCCGCAGGTCTTCTGGTTCCCCCGGATGCGCACGAACGTGGTGGTGCTGTGGGTGGCGGCGCTGCTCGTCAACGTGGGGATGTGGACGGAGCGCTTCCTCATCGTGGCGGCGTCGCTGAGCATGGACTTCCTGCCGTCGTCCTGGGCGCCGTTCCGGCCCACGTGGGTGGACTGGAGCCTGCTGGGCGGCTCCATCGCGTTCTTCTGCACGGCGTTCCTGCTGTTCCTGAAGTACGTGCCGGCCGTCTCCGTGAGCGAGATGAAGGAGCTCCAGCGCGAGGTGGACGCGTCGCTCGAGTTCCGGCGTGAGCAGGGCACGCGGCCCGGCGGTGCGCCATGA
- a CDS encoding DUF1440 domain-containing protein has translation MIRWSRLRPFHPEQRSLIQDALTGAVGGALGTFAMNQAQALMAKRGESKHQDESRQSPQEPATEVAARKVAERAGVHLEGEVKKKSGNAVHWGYGTFWGAVHGALHDRVPLAGKLFGVGLGLGLFLFGDELAVPLLRLSPPPQKVPAKSHLSALAAHLVYGTTTESTYRLVRHALA, from the coding sequence ATGATCCGCTGGAGCCGACTCCGCCCCTTCCACCCCGAGCAGCGCTCGCTCATCCAGGACGCCCTCACGGGCGCCGTGGGCGGTGCGCTGGGGACCTTCGCCATGAACCAGGCCCAGGCGCTCATGGCGAAGCGGGGCGAGTCGAAGCACCAGGACGAGTCGCGGCAGTCCCCGCAGGAGCCCGCCACGGAGGTGGCCGCGCGCAAGGTGGCGGAGCGCGCGGGCGTGCACCTGGAGGGGGAGGTGAAGAAGAAGTCCGGCAACGCGGTGCACTGGGGCTACGGCACCTTCTGGGGCGCCGTGCACGGCGCGCTGCATGACCGCGTCCCGCTCGCGGGGAAGCTGTTCGGCGTGGGCCTCGGGCTGGGCCTCTTCCTCTTTGGTGACGAGCTGGCGGTGCCGCTGCTGCGCCTCTCGCCGCCGCCCCAGAAGGTCCCGGCGAAGTCGCACCTGAGCGCGCTCGCCGCGCACCTCGTCTACGGCACCACCACGGAGAGCACCTACCGCCTCGTGCGCCACGCGCTGGCCTGA
- a CDS encoding cytochrome c encodes MKRWALLVLLGGVAACDDTDPMASQPRAGPFSPSEFFDDGRAMRPLVPGTVAQEWRTRGDPALPQGLAADGTWLPAVPLPLTRELLDEGRTNYETWCAVCHGLTGDGNAIVARKMPQRRPPGLFVPHDHADQVVYGIAEDEAPYTGAQAVISRVGPEAFPLPRRVDAEGAVRDTADAGPPAGPPGRGVTVSAADAARARQHALVGPRGLAMEGRLNERSTTGDLPHPPGFYFQVISHGFGVMPSYGPQLSPHERWAVVAYLRALGRSQRAPLTAAPPDVQARLRQELLPP; translated from the coding sequence ATGAAGCGCTGGGCGCTCCTGGTGCTGCTGGGCGGGGTGGCCGCGTGCGACGACACGGACCCCATGGCGTCGCAGCCGCGAGCCGGGCCGTTCTCGCCGAGCGAGTTCTTCGACGACGGCCGCGCCATGCGGCCCCTGGTGCCGGGGACGGTGGCGCAGGAGTGGCGCACGCGGGGGGACCCGGCGTTGCCGCAGGGGCTCGCGGCGGATGGGACATGGCTTCCGGCCGTGCCGCTGCCGCTCACGCGGGAGCTGCTGGACGAGGGGCGCACGAACTATGAGACCTGGTGCGCGGTGTGCCACGGGCTGACCGGGGATGGGAACGCCATCGTGGCCAGGAAGATGCCGCAGCGCCGGCCGCCCGGGCTGTTCGTGCCTCACGACCACGCGGACCAGGTGGTCTACGGCATCGCGGAGGACGAAGCCCCATACACGGGGGCGCAGGCCGTGATCTCTCGGGTGGGGCCAGAGGCGTTCCCGCTGCCCAGACGGGTGGACGCGGAGGGCGCCGTGCGGGACACGGCCGACGCGGGGCCGCCCGCCGGGCCGCCGGGCCGCGGAGTGACGGTCAGCGCCGCGGACGCGGCCCGCGCCCGGCAGCACGCGCTCGTGGGGCCGCGAGGCCTCGCGATGGAGGGGCGGCTCAACGAGCGCTCCACGACGGGAGACCTGCCGCACCCGCCAGGCTTCTACTTCCAGGTCATCTCCCACGGCTTCGGCGTGATGCCCTCATACGGCCCGCAGCTGTCACCCCACGAGCGCTGGGCCGTGGTCGCGTACCTGCGAGCCCTGGGCCGCAGCCAGCGCGCACCCCTCACCGCCGCACCGCCGGACGTCCAGGCGCGGCTGCGCCAGGAGCTTCTCCCGCCATGA
- a CDS encoding DUF3341 domain-containing protein, translating to MSRHWVLGEFGSSEALVAALKDLRARGFEQLDAHTPFPVEETFEALGLKRSWLPLLTCVAGLTGAAFAYVTQWFTNAVDYPLDVGGRPLHSAPTNIPITFELGVLSAALTIFGALMLLFGFPHVTHPVFDVESFRSASVDGFWASVAVDGEDAPKVEAALRELGARQVSVVEEGAR from the coding sequence ATGAGCCGCCACTGGGTGCTGGGAGAGTTCGGGTCCAGCGAGGCCCTGGTGGCCGCGCTGAAGGACCTGCGGGCCAGGGGCTTCGAGCAGCTGGACGCGCACACGCCGTTCCCGGTGGAGGAGACGTTCGAGGCGCTGGGGCTGAAGCGCTCGTGGTTGCCGCTGCTGACCTGTGTGGCGGGGTTGACCGGGGCGGCGTTCGCGTACGTGACGCAGTGGTTCACGAACGCGGTGGACTACCCGCTGGACGTGGGCGGCCGGCCGCTGCACAGCGCGCCCACGAACATCCCCATCACGTTCGAGCTGGGGGTGTTGAGCGCGGCGCTGACGATCTTCGGCGCGCTGATGCTGCTCTTCGGCTTCCCGCACGTGACGCACCCGGTGTTCGACGTGGAGTCCTTCCGCAGCGCGTCCGTGGATGGCTTCTGGGCGAGCGTGGCGGTGGACGGCGAGGACGCGCCGAAGGTGGAGGCGGCGCTGCGCGAGCTGGGGGCGAGGCAGGTGTCGGTGGTGGAGGAGGGCGCGCGATGA
- a CDS encoding SDR family oxidoreductase — MAHHEDLRGQVAIVTGASSGVGWQSAVRLAEAGARLCVTARRKSALEQLRVEVLQCGGECLVSEGDVTVEEDVERVVRECVEHYGRVDILVNVAAVQSYGFFEELPWEHITRVFDVNCFGYFRFARAVLPHFRNQGHGHVLNVQSMLAVGAAPLLSAYASSKHATLGWAQALALELAGTGIHVSNVLVPSVSSPMFDHAPTMLNQKPVPVPPTYDVDLVARAVVRLAKRPDRTLVPAFLQGRLILWLNGVAPWVGKALLSHFGVRMQTTHIPLDRPEGNLFTPMAQGVGPRGSVPPTPAWKRFTAALGLAALTGGVVGGAVLGARGLVRAAR; from the coding sequence ATGGCCCATCACGAGGACTTGAGAGGGCAGGTGGCCATCGTCACGGGCGCCTCGAGCGGCGTGGGGTGGCAATCCGCGGTGCGGCTGGCGGAGGCCGGCGCGCGGCTGTGCGTCACGGCACGGCGAAAGTCGGCGCTGGAGCAGCTGCGCGTGGAGGTGCTCCAGTGCGGCGGCGAGTGCCTGGTGAGCGAAGGCGACGTCACGGTGGAGGAGGACGTGGAGCGCGTGGTGCGCGAGTGCGTGGAGCACTACGGCCGCGTGGACATCCTGGTGAACGTGGCCGCGGTGCAGTCCTACGGCTTCTTCGAGGAGCTGCCCTGGGAGCACATCACGCGCGTGTTCGACGTGAACTGCTTCGGCTACTTCCGCTTCGCGCGCGCGGTGCTGCCGCACTTCCGCAATCAGGGCCACGGTCACGTGCTCAACGTGCAGTCCATGCTGGCCGTGGGGGCCGCGCCGCTGCTGTCCGCGTATGCGTCCTCGAAGCACGCGACGCTGGGGTGGGCGCAGGCGCTGGCGCTGGAGCTGGCGGGCACGGGCATCCACGTGTCCAACGTGCTGGTGCCGTCCGTGTCCTCGCCCATGTTCGACCACGCGCCCACGATGCTGAACCAGAAGCCCGTGCCGGTGCCGCCCACGTACGACGTGGACCTGGTGGCCCGCGCGGTGGTGCGGCTGGCGAAGCGGCCGGACCGCACGTTGGTGCCGGCGTTCCTCCAGGGGCGGTTGATCCTGTGGCTCAACGGCGTGGCGCCGTGGGTGGGCAAGGCGCTGCTCTCGCACTTCGGCGTGCGGATGCAGACGACGCACATCCCGTTGGACCGCCCCGAGGGCAACCTCTTCACCCCCATGGCGCAGGGCGTGGGCCCCCGGGGCAGCGTGCCGCCGACGCCCGCGTGGAAGCGCTTCACCGCGGCGCTGGGACTGGCGGCGCTCACCGGCGGCGTGGTGGGCGGCGCGGTGCTGGGGGCGCGCGGCCTGGTGCGCGCGGCGCGCTGA
- a CDS encoding cytochrome c3 family protein codes for MAPLFRPGTDSVLRAFIALALGLPVVSLAGLLLLARNPLGRGSFVPIEQPVFFDHRHHVGDEGIPCGYCHEGAWRSPSAGVPPTQRCLGCHAQVWNESARLEPVRASGFDNTAIPWNRVHALPDYVWFSHQIHVNKGVGCVTCHGRVDTMPAVQKVAPLTMGWCLSCHRDPAPWLRPLSEVASLTWRPPGDPRETGRAVQAALDVNPRTDCNTCHF; via the coding sequence ATGGCTCCGTTGTTCCGCCCGGGAACCGACTCAGTGCTGAGGGCGTTCATCGCCCTGGCCCTGGGGCTGCCCGTGGTGTCGCTGGCGGGCCTGCTCCTCCTCGCGCGCAACCCGCTGGGGCGGGGCTCGTTCGTGCCCATCGAACAGCCGGTCTTCTTCGACCACCGTCACCACGTGGGCGATGAGGGCATCCCGTGCGGCTACTGCCATGAGGGCGCGTGGCGCTCACCCAGTGCGGGAGTGCCGCCCACGCAGCGCTGCCTGGGGTGCCATGCGCAGGTGTGGAACGAGAGCGCCCGGCTGGAGCCGGTGCGCGCCAGTGGCTTCGACAACACGGCGATTCCGTGGAACCGGGTGCACGCGCTGCCGGATTACGTCTGGTTCAGCCATCAAATCCACGTGAACAAGGGCGTGGGCTGCGTCACCTGTCACGGGCGCGTGGACACCATGCCGGCGGTGCAGAAGGTGGCGCCGCTCACCATGGGCTGGTGCTTGAGCTGTCACCGCGACCCGGCGCCGTGGCTGCGCCCCCTGTCGGAGGTCGCGAGCCTCACGTGGCGTCCCCCCGGAGACCCGAGAGAGACGGGGCGCGCGGTGCAGGCCGCGCTCGACGTGAACCCTCGGACGGATTGCAACACATGCCACTTCTGA
- a CDS encoding phage holin family protein: MSDHTPVTDESPQRLVSRAIDQSRRLAQAEVELAKDELRRDARQALRASALVGAGALLTVGGALMLAVSLGLRLASSRSALLLGLGLGGAGAALAWQGTRRFPRHPLEETGQQLREDLDALRPILS, from the coding sequence ATGTCGGACCACACCCCAGTGACAGACGAATCGCCCCAGCGGCTGGTGTCGCGGGCCATCGACCAGAGCCGGCGCCTGGCGCAGGCGGAGGTGGAGCTGGCCAAGGACGAGCTGCGCCGCGACGCACGCCAGGCGCTGCGGGCGTCCGCCCTGGTGGGCGCGGGAGCGCTGCTCACGGTGGGCGGCGCACTGATGCTGGCGGTATCGCTCGGCTTGCGGCTGGCGTCGTCGCGGAGCGCGCTGCTCCTGGGGTTGGGCCTGGGGGGCGCGGGGGCCGCGCTGGCCTGGCAGGGCACCCGGCGCTTTCCCCGGCACCCGCTGGAGGAGACCGGGCAACAGCTGCGCGAGGACCTGGACGCGCTCCGCCCCATCCTCTCCTGA
- the coxB gene encoding cytochrome c oxidase subunit II, whose protein sequence is MNELLRKLFFLPEQGSTFAVKVDHLHFVLLLSTFAVAVGIGAVGISFLTRYHRRTESDPTPHVEAPPWMEGLFIGVPLSLFLLWFVLGFRQFVWVMSPPRDSLDVYVTGKQWMWKFTYPGGPSAIDTLVVPAGRPVRLLLTSRDVIHSFYVPDFRMKRDAVPGRYTDIWFEAPRPGRHLVLCAEYCGLDHSVMRGEVVVLSPGDFEAWQDAQRRSLPVAALPGARTPESMAARGERVAAAQGCLQCHTVTGAQHIGPTWLGLYGRKEPLEGGGVVLADEAYLTESMMDPLAKVVAGYAPVMPGYHGRLSAEDTGALVEFIKSLRTLRPGVTAAEEPVYVPTGR, encoded by the coding sequence ATGAACGAGCTGCTGCGCAAGCTCTTCTTCCTCCCGGAGCAGGGCTCCACCTTCGCCGTGAAGGTGGACCACCTGCACTTCGTCCTGCTGCTCTCCACGTTCGCGGTGGCGGTGGGCATTGGCGCCGTCGGCATCTCCTTCCTCACGCGCTACCACCGGCGCACGGAGTCCGACCCCACCCCGCACGTGGAGGCGCCCCCGTGGATGGAGGGGCTGTTCATCGGCGTGCCGCTGTCGCTGTTCCTGCTCTGGTTCGTCCTGGGCTTCAGGCAGTTCGTCTGGGTGATGAGCCCGCCCCGGGACTCGCTGGACGTGTACGTCACCGGCAAGCAGTGGATGTGGAAGTTCACCTATCCCGGAGGCCCCAGCGCCATCGACACGCTGGTGGTGCCCGCGGGCCGGCCCGTGCGGCTGCTGCTCACCTCGCGCGACGTCATCCATTCCTTCTACGTGCCGGACTTCCGCATGAAGCGTGACGCGGTGCCCGGCCGCTACACCGACATCTGGTTCGAAGCGCCCAGGCCCGGGCGCCACCTGGTGCTGTGCGCGGAGTACTGCGGGCTGGACCACTCGGTGATGCGCGGCGAGGTGGTGGTGCTGTCCCCCGGGGACTTCGAGGCGTGGCAGGACGCGCAGCGCCGCAGCCTCCCCGTGGCCGCGCTGCCGGGCGCCCGCACCCCGGAGTCCATGGCGGCCCGGGGCGAGCGCGTCGCCGCGGCGCAGGGCTGCCTGCAGTGCCACACGGTGACGGGCGCGCAGCACATCGGCCCCACGTGGCTGGGGCTGTACGGCCGGAAGGAGCCGCTGGAGGGCGGCGGCGTCGTGCTCGCGGACGAGGCGTACCTCACGGAATCCATGATGGATCCGCTGGCGAAGGTGGTGGCCGGCTACGCGCCCGTGATGCCGGGCTACCACGGCCGGCTGAGCGCGGAGGACACCGGCGCGCTCGTGGAGTTCATCAAGTCCCTGCGTACCCTGCGCCCGGGTGTCACCGCGGCCGAGGAGCCCGTCTATGTCCCCACCGGTCGCTGA
- a CDS encoding TAT-variant-translocated molybdopterin oxidoreductase, producing the protein MPLLTDPARMDAPDAPTPDGLEPVRAWRSLEEWHAGGPGPEAVSREHPPGATSPPEGVARRTFLQMAAASLAAAGFSGCFRQPPEKILPYSTPPEGLTPGVPLHFATGLEWSGRTVGLVVTSHEGRPTKVEGNPLHPASLGAAGIFEQASLLGLYDPARAKTARLDGVETAWSTVRDVLARQAGRQDGGAGLRFLVEPTGSPLVQALYARIQQRFPQARIIPWGVALADGRREGTRLAYGRVLDVLHDVGREVVVAVDDDFLATKHPGNLRAARDFVSARKPEAMNRLWVAESTLTLTGGFSDERLRIRPSQGVALMFALAAEVGRGLSGIAPGNPSRGGTPALASGLAGLSVPPEVLTDAQRAWVRGAARDLLMHRGQGRVTVGERHPPLVHALAFALDEALGNTPRLIEPVALPDADPGALNALLEEMAGGRVDTLIITAWNPAWTAMVDLGFTRHLERVPFRLYHGLQEDETAARCPTFVPATHPYESWRDGRAPDGTASVLQPLIAPLFPGAVSEVELLSVFAGLESQSPYELLKTLWRERSGAPADFEARWEAWLTDGIIPETRAAPARAVLDEAAVLKAAAGPESRMKAPEGMELSLVLDARLYDGRFAGNAWLQELPEPVSKLTWDNAALLSPATARTLDLEKGDVARLEMLGQVVEVPVLVLPGQPDNTVTLALGHGRERVGPVGEHVGVNANTLRSRSQPWGGTLTGFTRTGGHHRLAVTQEHWSMEGRDLALQFTHAAFHARPQALEFLQEKKERLYPPSALLKSERHQWAMAIDLHRCTGCSACMVACQAENNVQVVGREGVLKSREMHWLRIDRYFLGDPDDPGFISQPVACVHCEAAPCEYVCPVNATVHSDEGLNQMVYNRCIGTRYCSNNCPYKVRRFNYLEYQRREPLTKLRQNPDVTVRSRGVMEKCTYCVQRIERARTVARAAHRDVREGEVHTACQQACPTEAITFGDLLVPESRVRREHENPRHYKLLNVLGTQPRTVHLVRLKNPAPKGGA; encoded by the coding sequence ATGCCACTTCTGACCGACCCCGCACGGATGGATGCCCCTGACGCGCCCACGCCGGACGGGCTGGAGCCGGTGCGCGCGTGGAGGAGCCTGGAGGAATGGCACGCGGGAGGACCCGGCCCCGAGGCCGTGTCGCGCGAGCATCCCCCGGGCGCGACGTCTCCGCCCGAGGGCGTGGCGCGGCGCACCTTCCTGCAGATGGCGGCCGCGTCGCTGGCGGCGGCGGGCTTCAGCGGGTGCTTCCGTCAGCCGCCGGAGAAGATCCTCCCGTACTCGACGCCGCCGGAGGGCCTGACGCCGGGAGTGCCGCTGCACTTCGCCACGGGGCTGGAGTGGAGCGGGCGCACGGTGGGCCTGGTGGTGACGAGCCACGAGGGGCGGCCCACGAAGGTGGAGGGCAATCCGTTGCACCCGGCGAGCCTGGGCGCGGCGGGCATCTTCGAGCAGGCGTCGCTGCTGGGGCTCTATGACCCGGCGCGGGCGAAGACGGCGCGGCTGGACGGCGTGGAGACCGCGTGGAGCACCGTGCGGGACGTGCTGGCCCGGCAGGCCGGACGCCAGGACGGAGGCGCGGGGCTGCGCTTCCTGGTGGAGCCCACGGGCAGCCCGCTGGTGCAGGCGCTGTACGCGCGCATCCAGCAGCGCTTCCCTCAGGCGCGGATCATCCCCTGGGGCGTGGCCCTGGCGGATGGGCGCCGCGAGGGCACTCGGCTGGCGTACGGCCGCGTGCTGGACGTGCTGCACGACGTGGGGCGCGAAGTGGTCGTGGCGGTGGATGACGACTTCCTCGCGACGAAACACCCTGGAAACCTGCGCGCGGCGCGGGACTTCGTGAGCGCGCGCAAGCCGGAGGCGATGAACCGGCTGTGGGTCGCGGAGAGCACGCTGACCCTCACGGGCGGCTTCTCCGACGAGCGGCTGCGGATCCGGCCGTCGCAGGGCGTCGCGCTGATGTTCGCGCTGGCGGCGGAGGTGGGGCGGGGGCTGAGCGGGATTGCTCCCGGGAACCCCTCGCGCGGGGGCACGCCGGCGTTGGCCTCGGGGCTCGCGGGGCTGAGCGTTCCGCCCGAGGTGCTGACGGACGCCCAGCGCGCCTGGGTGCGCGGCGCGGCGAGGGACCTGCTCATGCACCGGGGGCAGGGGCGGGTCACGGTGGGCGAGCGTCATCCCCCGCTGGTGCATGCGCTGGCCTTCGCGCTGGACGAGGCGCTGGGCAACACGCCCCGGCTGATTGAGCCCGTGGCGCTCCCGGACGCGGACCCGGGGGCGTTGAACGCGCTCCTGGAGGAGATGGCCGGCGGACGGGTGGACACGCTGATCATCACGGCCTGGAACCCGGCCTGGACGGCGATGGTGGACCTGGGCTTCACGCGACACCTGGAGCGCGTCCCCTTCCGCCTGTACCACGGCCTCCAGGAGGACGAGACGGCGGCCCGCTGCCCCACCTTCGTCCCCGCGACGCACCCCTACGAATCCTGGCGCGACGGCCGTGCGCCGGACGGCACCGCGTCCGTGCTGCAACCGCTCATCGCGCCCCTGTTCCCCGGGGCGGTCTCCGAGGTGGAGCTCCTGTCCGTCTTCGCGGGCCTGGAGTCACAGAGTCCCTACGAGCTGCTCAAGACCCTGTGGCGCGAGCGCTCGGGCGCGCCGGCGGACTTCGAGGCGCGCTGGGAGGCGTGGCTCACGGACGGCATCATTCCGGAGACCCGGGCCGCGCCTGCCCGGGCCGTGCTGGACGAGGCCGCGGTGCTGAAGGCCGCCGCGGGACCGGAGTCCCGGATGAAGGCGCCCGAGGGCATGGAGCTGTCCCTGGTGCTGGACGCGCGGCTGTACGACGGCCGCTTCGCGGGCAACGCGTGGCTCCAGGAGCTGCCCGAGCCGGTGTCGAAGCTCACCTGGGACAACGCGGCGCTGCTCTCTCCCGCCACCGCGCGCACGCTGGACCTGGAGAAGGGCGACGTGGCGCGCCTGGAGATGCTGGGGCAGGTGGTGGAGGTGCCCGTGCTGGTGCTGCCCGGCCAGCCGGACAACACGGTGACGCTGGCGCTGGGCCACGGCCGCGAGCGCGTGGGGCCGGTGGGCGAGCACGTGGGCGTCAACGCGAACACGCTGCGGTCCAGGTCCCAGCCCTGGGGAGGCACCCTCACGGGCTTCACCCGCACGGGCGGGCACCACCGGCTGGCGGTCACGCAGGAGCACTGGAGCATGGAGGGGCGCGACCTGGCGCTCCAGTTCACCCACGCCGCCTTCCACGCCAGGCCCCAGGCGCTCGAGTTCCTCCAGGAGAAGAAGGAGCGGCTCTATCCGCCCTCCGCGCTGCTGAAGAGCGAGCGGCACCAGTGGGCCATGGCCATCGACCTGCACCGGTGCACGGGGTGCAGCGCGTGCATGGTGGCCTGCCAGGCGGAGAACAACGTGCAGGTGGTGGGGCGCGAGGGCGTGCTCAAGAGCCGGGAGATGCACTGGCTGCGCATCGACCGCTACTTCCTGGGCGACCCGGACGACCCGGGCTTCATCTCCCAGCCCGTGGCGTGCGTGCACTGCGAGGCCGCGCCCTGCGAGTACGTGTGCCCGGTGAACGCCACGGTCCACTCGGACGAGGGGCTCAACCAGATGGTCTACAACCGCTGCATCGGCACGCGGTACTGCTCCAACAACTGCCCCTACAAGGTCCGCCGCTTCAACTACCTGGAGTATCAGCGGCGGGAACCCCTCACGAAGCTGCGCCAGAACCCGGACGTGACGGTGCGCTCGCGCGGGGTGATGGAGAAGTGCACGTACTGCGTGCAGCGCATCGAGCGGGCCCGCACCGTCGCGCGCGCGGCGCACCGGGACGTGCGCGAGGGCGAGGTCCACACCGCCTGCCAGCAGGCCTGCCCCACGGAGGCCATCACCTTCGGGGACCTGCTCGTCCCGGAGTCGCGCGTGCGCCGCGAGCACGAGAATCCCAGGCACTACAAGCTGCTCAACGTCCTGGGCACCCAGCCGCGCACGGTGCACCTGGTGCGCCTGAAGAACCCGGCGCCGAAGGGAGGCGCATGA
- a CDS encoding protein kinase: protein MSVLPFVPRLPAFAPLHPLGRGPLGEWVSLVWPLEEDAVGSRPLVVKTFLLASGLSPETRRPLEESLARAVPLRHPGIARLHGFQVDARDTLTVVSDYVPGCSLATARRRVLGRGGRPSDAFVCHVGAEVAEALQAAHGACVVHGDVNAHRVRVGPRGEVTLTDFGLRAARPLLRRVTSPSRPDVVALPVREDVGPPVEARADLLSLGRVLLELASGNVVVPGDVAGVDAALRDVSPALRDVLRGVLLGARGADSAAWLEAALRGCMQRGLASHGQDAVVRELAALPGSGPLSPVDVYVGAASVMTASASVRGRTLPS from the coding sequence ATGTCCGTGCTTCCGTTCGTGCCCCGGCTGCCCGCGTTCGCCCCCCTGCATCCGCTGGGGAGGGGCCCGTTGGGCGAGTGGGTGTCCCTCGTGTGGCCGCTGGAAGAGGACGCGGTGGGCTCACGCCCGCTGGTGGTGAAGACGTTCCTCCTGGCGTCGGGGCTGTCGCCGGAGACGCGGCGCCCGCTGGAGGAGTCGCTGGCGCGGGCGGTGCCGCTGCGGCACCCGGGCATCGCGCGGCTGCATGGCTTCCAGGTGGACGCGCGCGACACGCTGACGGTGGTGTCGGACTACGTCCCGGGCTGTTCGCTGGCCACGGCGCGCCGGCGCGTGCTGGGGCGGGGCGGGCGGCCGTCGGACGCGTTCGTGTGTCACGTGGGCGCGGAGGTGGCGGAGGCGCTCCAGGCCGCGCACGGCGCGTGCGTGGTGCACGGGGATGTGAATGCGCACCGCGTGCGCGTGGGGCCTCGGGGCGAGGTGACGCTGACGGACTTCGGCCTCAGGGCCGCGCGTCCGCTGTTGCGCCGGGTCACGTCTCCGTCGCGGCCGGACGTGGTGGCGCTGCCGGTCCGGGAGGACGTGGGCCCGCCGGTGGAGGCGCGGGCGGACCTGCTCTCGCTGGGGCGGGTGTTGTTGGAGCTGGCCTCGGGAAACGTCGTGGTCCCGGGGGACGTGGCGGGAGTGGACGCGGCGCTGCGGGATGTGTCGCCCGCGCTGCGGGACGTGCTGCGCGGAGTGCTGCTGGGGGCGCGCGGGGCGGACTCCGCCGCGTGGCTGGAGGCGGCGCTGCGCGGCTGCATGCAGCGTGGGCTGGCGAGCCACGGGCAGGACGCGGTGGTGCGGGAGCTGGCGGCGTTGCCGGGCTCCGGGCCGCTGTCGCCGGTGGACGTGTACGTGGGCGCGGCGTCGGTGATGACGGCCTCCGCGTCCGTGCGCGGGCGCACGCTGCCGTCCTGA